One Aegilops tauschii subsp. strangulata cultivar AL8/78 chromosome 7, Aet v6.0, whole genome shotgun sequence genomic window carries:
- the LOC120968387 gene encoding uncharacterized protein, with amino-acid sequence MYMSAELAKHMRWHKEGERSYPAGVIGHPSDAEAWKDFDREFPEFAKDARNVRLVIATDGLNPFKFGGSQYSCWPVFVSPLNLPPALCMSEENIFLTMVIPGPQHPGKNINVFMRPLVDELLQLWAGVDTYDSVTKEPFRMKVAYLFSVHDYPAYGMFAGWCTHGGLACAVCMDDVDTTWLPNGHKYSWFDCHRRFLRPDHPFRMQENAFIKRTKVLEPPPRRLTGEEVDARINHLKSQSFEGYGTTHNWTHIPVLWELPYFKKLLIRHNIDVMHNEKNVAEAIWNTVLDNDKTKDNTKARLDQALLCKRKNLNLVPKPNDKWEKPRAPYCLTRAQVREIMRWFLDLKFPDGYAANLRRGASLDQLKINGLKSHDFHIIMERLLPAMLRGFIDEDVWNVLAEVSFFYRSLCGKEVDPDKMLQWEENIAVLLCKLEKIFPPGFFNSMEHLMVHPPYEARVGGPIQYRWMYRYERCKL; translated from the coding sequence ATGTATATGTCGGCTGAGCTTGCGAAGCACATGCGGTGGCACAAAGAAGGAGAACGCTCATACCCGGCAGGAGTAATCGGTCACCCATCTGATGCTGAAGCTTGGAAGGACTTTGATAGGGAGTTTCCAGAGTTTGCAAAAGATGCAAGAAATGTGAGGCTTGTAATAGCTACCGATGGTTTGAACCCTTTTAAGTTTGGAGGATCACAATATTCATGTTGGCCGGTGTTTGTAAGTCCGTTGAACCTCCCACCTGCACTTTGTATGAGTGAGGAGAATATTTTTCTTACTATGGTAATCCCTGGTCCACAGCATCCGGGTAAGAATATCAATGTATTCATGCGTCCTCTTGTTGATGAGCTGTTGCAGTTATGGGCTGGTGTAGATACTTATGACAGTGTAACAAAGGAACCGTTCCGTATGAAGGTTGCTTACCTTTTCTCAGTCCATGACTATCCTGCCTATGGCATGTTCGCTGGATGGTGTACACATGGCGGGTTGGCTTGCGCAGTATGCATGGATGATGTCGATACAACATGGTTACCTAATGGACATAAGTATAGCTGGTTTGACTGTCATCGCCGTTTTCTGCGACCTGATCACCCTTTCCGGATGCAAGAAAATGCATTTATAAAGCGAACTAAGGTGCTTGAGCCACCACCTCGTCGATTAACAGGAGAGGAGGTGGATGCAAGAATTAACCACTTGAAGTCACAGTCATTTGAGGGATATGGAACAACACACAACTGGACACATATTCCTGTCTTGTGGGAATTGCCATACTTCAAGAAACTTCTGATAAGGCATAACATTGATGTCATGCACAATGAAAAAAATGTTGCTGAAGCAATTTGGAACACAGTTCTTGACAACGACAAGACGAAGGACAACACCAAAGCTCGTCTTGACCAAGCATTGTTGTGTAAAAGAAAAAACCTAAACCTTGTTCCAAAGCCAAATGACAAGTGGGAGAAGCCGAGGGCACCATATTGTCTGACAAGAGCTCAAGTAAGGGAGATCATGAGGTGGTTCCTGGATCTGAAATTCCCAGATGGATATGCAGCCAACTTGAGGCGAGGGGCCAGTTTAGACCAGCTGAAGATAAATGGACTAAAAAGCCATGACTTCCACATTATAATGGAACGTTTATTACCAGCAATGCTCCGGGGCTTCATTGATGAGGATGTGTGGAATGTGTTGGCTGAAGTAAGCTTCTTCTACAGATCACTTTGTGGGAAAGAAGTTGATCCTGATAAGATGCTTCAGTGGGAAGAGAACATTGCAGTTTTATTATGCAAGCTTGAGAAGATTTTCCCACCTGGATTTTTCAATTCAATGGAGCATCTAATGGTGCACCCCCCATATGAAGCAAGAGTTGGAGGGCCTATACAATACCGGTGGATGTATAGATATGAGAGGTGCAAGCTTTAA